The Oscillospiraceae bacterium genome has a segment encoding these proteins:
- a CDS encoding glycosyl hydrolase-related protein, translated as MQKKKVYAVSTAHLDTVWRWDLRKTIEEYLPDTLRKNFDLIERYPDYCFNFEGAFRYQLIEEYYPLAFAEIQDLVKRGNWYPAGACYENGDVNIPSPEALFRNILLGNRYFQEKFGVQSKDIFLPDCFGFGQALPSVMKYAGLLGFTTQKLSWGSAYGVPFTLGYWQGVDGSRVLACPNARSYRSKFSGDLRGEVSVIDDVAKNAFEGGLPYAQHLYGTGDVGGAPTEESVQSVCASAAENGQKDFDVISAQSDQIFKDIDALPDSDKDRLPVWNNELLMTSHGAGGYTARAMGKRLNRQCEVLADVTESTLSTAELLGVYTYPQETVTKAWERLIQHQFHDDLPGTSNMDIYNTGWNDYHTSLVQLQGEYTGAVAAIANQLDTQWVTDCALIVHNPLPFARTESVEAHVRLNHNGKYLRVLDRDGIELPSQVIRKEGKAFHMAVLATVPPMGYLVLDVTAANAPCPVKTDLRCGEHMLENRKYRLLLNKNGDIAFLYDKELGRQILERPIKLAVLHDTGELNYPAWEMRKADIDKAPYLYANTPKFELLESGPAKAAVKVSRQLGVSKVEQVISLDAGSSCIRVENAVDWRSRRSMLKAEFPFVAAADGADYDLGLGVIHRGNNNEKLYEVPAQKWADLTGSDGDFGVSVFSDSKYGWDKPDDHTLRLTCLHTPAGAFIKEARQDLMDLGRNRFGFGIYSHKGGWQTGTQTAAEAFSKPLVAFQTSARKDGKLGSAFSAAALNTENALLRAFKKSEDGSGYIVRIGEAAGQAQKAVTFSVYRPIAGATLCTADERPMQAVEIKNGQLTFDLKPFEVKTFLLTFEAEKLPREKFKKMELPVNTKGLTTDEDMRNCILQGAGFSLPAELLPQVPTYKGITFKLPQVSNGNDLLVARGETLELPKGCTKLYFLAASTAGDRQAEFATDRRTKTLTIHSMAELPFLWDMAGLKQTARIKDADIALEFTHCHHPEGNIAAKKAWFYLYELDIRGAKTLTLPEDNRLIIMAMTAVKKYANTTLATPLLDTITGDYDFDDIPPMEKLIDKADFVTIRAGKIQDQAKGGKGKGWKRDNPITNIIRSYTKSEW; from the coding sequence ATGCAAAAGAAGAAAGTATATGCAGTCTCCACCGCCCATCTGGACACGGTGTGGCGCTGGGATCTGCGCAAAACCATTGAGGAATACCTGCCGGATACCTTGCGTAAGAATTTTGATCTGATCGAGCGTTATCCCGACTACTGCTTCAATTTTGAAGGTGCCTTTCGCTATCAGCTGATTGAGGAATATTATCCTTTGGCCTTTGCGGAAATTCAAGATTTAGTAAAGCGCGGCAATTGGTATCCCGCCGGTGCCTGCTATGAGAACGGCGATGTGAATATTCCCTCTCCGGAGGCACTTTTTCGCAATATTCTCCTTGGCAATCGGTATTTTCAGGAAAAGTTCGGCGTGCAGTCTAAGGACATTTTTCTGCCTGACTGCTTTGGCTTCGGCCAGGCGCTGCCATCTGTGATGAAGTACGCCGGGCTACTGGGCTTTACTACCCAAAAGCTCAGCTGGGGCAGTGCCTACGGCGTGCCCTTTACCCTGGGTTATTGGCAAGGCGTGGACGGCAGCCGTGTGCTGGCGTGCCCCAACGCCCGGTCTTACCGTTCCAAATTCAGCGGCGACCTGCGCGGCGAAGTGTCCGTCATTGACGATGTGGCAAAGAACGCCTTTGAAGGCGGTCTCCCCTATGCCCAGCACCTGTACGGCACCGGCGACGTTGGCGGCGCTCCCACAGAGGAGAGCGTGCAAAGCGTGTGCGCCAGTGCGGCAGAAAATGGGCAAAAAGACTTTGATGTGATCAGTGCGCAGTCCGACCAAATTTTCAAGGACATTGATGCCCTGCCGGACAGCGACAAGGACCGCCTGCCCGTGTGGAACAACGAGCTGCTGATGACCAGCCACGGTGCCGGCGGTTACACTGCCCGGGCGATGGGCAAGCGACTGAACCGCCAATGTGAGGTGCTGGCCGATGTGACAGAGAGCACCCTCTCCACCGCGGAGCTGCTGGGGGTCTATACCTACCCGCAGGAAACGGTGACCAAGGCCTGGGAACGGCTGATCCAGCACCAGTTCCACGACGATCTGCCCGGCACCTCCAATATGGACATTTACAACACTGGGTGGAACGACTACCACACCTCGCTGGTGCAGCTGCAAGGGGAATACACCGGTGCAGTGGCTGCTATTGCCAACCAACTGGATACCCAATGGGTAACGGACTGCGCCCTGATCGTGCACAATCCCCTGCCCTTTGCCAGAACAGAATCGGTAGAAGCCCATGTACGACTGAATCACAACGGCAAGTACCTGCGGGTGCTGGATCGAGACGGGATTGAGCTGCCCAGCCAGGTAATCCGCAAAGAAGGCAAGGCATTTCACATGGCGGTGCTGGCCACCGTACCTCCTATGGGCTACCTGGTATTGGATGTGACGGCGGCAAACGCCCCCTGCCCGGTAAAGACCGACCTGCGTTGCGGCGAGCACATGCTGGAGAACCGCAAGTACCGTCTGCTGCTGAACAAAAACGGCGATATTGCCTTTTTGTATGATAAAGAGCTGGGGCGCCAGATTTTGGAAAGACCCATTAAGTTGGCTGTGCTCCACGATACCGGCGAACTGAACTACCCGGCGTGGGAAATGCGCAAGGCCGATATTGACAAAGCGCCTTATCTCTATGCCAACACGCCGAAGTTTGAACTGCTGGAGAGTGGCCCCGCCAAGGCGGCTGTTAAAGTTAGCCGTCAACTGGGCGTGTCTAAAGTGGAACAGGTGATCAGCCTGGATGCCGGCAGCAGCTGTATTCGGGTGGAGAACGCTGTAGATTGGCGCAGCCGCCGGTCTATGCTCAAGGCTGAATTTCCCTTTGTTGCCGCAGCAGACGGCGCGGACTACGACCTGGGACTGGGTGTAATCCACAGAGGAAATAATAACGAAAAGCTGTATGAAGTGCCGGCCCAAAAGTGGGCGGATCTGACAGGTAGCGACGGCGACTTTGGGGTGTCCGTCTTTTCAGACAGCAAATACGGCTGGGATAAGCCGGACGATCACACCCTGCGGCTCACCTGCCTGCACACGCCCGCCGGCGCTTTTATCAAAGAGGCGCGCCAGGATTTGATGGACCTTGGGCGCAACCGCTTCGGCTTTGGCATTTACAGCCACAAGGGCGGCTGGCAGACCGGCACGCAAACAGCGGCAGAAGCCTTTAGCAAACCGCTGGTCGCATTCCAAACCTCCGCCCGCAAGGACGGCAAGCTGGGTAGCGCATTTTCCGCGGCTGCATTAAATACGGAGAACGCCTTACTCCGCGCCTTTAAGAAAAGCGAGGATGGCAGCGGTTATATCGTCCGCATTGGCGAAGCTGCAGGCCAAGCACAAAAGGCTGTAACCTTCTCCGTCTATCGGCCCATCGCCGGTGCCACTCTGTGTACCGCAGACGAGCGACCGATGCAAGCGGTAGAGATCAAGAACGGTCAACTGACCTTTGATTTGAAGCCCTTTGAAGTGAAAACCTTTTTACTCACCTTTGAGGCAGAAAAGCTGCCCCGAGAGAAATTTAAAAAAATGGAACTTCCGGTGAACACCAAGGGCTTAACCACCGACGAGGATATGCGTAACTGCATTCTGCAAGGCGCCGGGTTCTCGCTGCCGGCAGAGTTGCTGCCGCAGGTACCCACTTATAAAGGCATTACATTTAAGCTGCCGCAGGTCAGCAACGGCAACGACCTGCTTGTGGCTCGCGGCGAGACTTTGGAGCTGCCCAAGGGCTGCACCAAGCTGTACTTTCTGGCAGCCAGCACCGCCGGTGACCGGCAGGCGGAATTTGCCACCGATCGGCGCACCAAGACCCTGACCATTCACAGTATGGCAGAGCTGCCATTTCTGTGGGATATGGCCGGACTGAAGCAGACCGCCCGCATTAAGGATGCGGACATTGCCCTTGAATTCACACACTGCCATCACCCGGAGGGCAACATTGCCGCCAAGAAAGCCTGGTTCTACCTGTATGAACTGGACATTCGCGGTGCCAAGACCCTGACCCTGCCAGAGGACAATCGACTGATCATTATGGCCATGACAGCGGTAAAGAAATACGCCAACACCACCCTGGCTACCCCCCTGCTGGACACTATTACCGGCGACTACGACTTTGACGATATTCCGCCAATGGAAAAACTCATTGACAAG
- a CDS encoding methylenetetrahydrofolate dehydrogenase, whose translation MKVRLPKHREFLIKFADGYEKEDEAWQALNQIVADYSKDGKSVYTPTFIEDNEDKVKALQEQYEFTYEIIEK comes from the coding sequence ATGAAAGTCAGACTTCCCAAACACAGAGAGTTTTTGATCAAATTTGCCGACGGTTATGAGAAAGAGGACGAGGCCTGGCAGGCATTGAATCAAATTGTAGCCGACTACTCCAAGGATGGCAAGAGCGTGTACACCCCCACCTTTATTGAGGACAATGAGGACAAGGTAAAGGCTCTGCAAGAGCAGTACGAATTTACCTATGAGATTATTGAGAAATAA
- a CDS encoding glycerate kinase: MHILIAPDSYKGSLTARQVCDILAQALLTHPGMTVATLPLSDGGEGFGTCCVDACKGTILYTNAVDLYGNTIQAPLYTWGDTALIECAATCALQTKKDIMAASSYGVGMQLKNAIDLGFHHFIIGLGGSGMCDGGAGALAALGVAFYDRNGTSVPHPTGGDLQRIERLQIPADFQNRVKGMHFTYACDVTNPYTGENGAAAVFGPQKGATPAQVQLLNNGMAHLAALLPNAVSALPGAGAAGGLCGGLYGVLGGSTQSGFDLLAALADLDSAIAGADLVITGEGRTDRQTLMGKLPYRVAQRAKKLGKRCVVISGDGDGTLVGDKVITLTDKDTPPRAAIAHAAALLAEKADLLLQ; encoded by the coding sequence ATGCACATACTCATTGCGCCGGATAGCTACAAAGGCTCTCTGACCGCCCGCCAGGTGTGCGATATATTGGCGCAAGCGTTGCTGACCCACCCGGGGATGACGGTAGCCACCCTGCCCCTGTCCGACGGAGGCGAGGGATTTGGCACCTGCTGCGTTGACGCCTGTAAGGGCACTATCCTTTACACAAATGCCGTTGACCTATATGGCAATACAATACAAGCACCCCTGTACACCTGGGGCGATACGGCGCTGATCGAGTGTGCCGCAACCTGCGCTTTACAGACGAAAAAGGACATTATGGCCGCCTCCTCCTACGGCGTGGGTATGCAGCTAAAAAACGCCATAGACCTTGGTTTTCACCATTTTATCATCGGCCTTGGCGGCAGCGGTATGTGCGACGGCGGCGCCGGTGCGTTGGCAGCTCTTGGCGTGGCATTTTATGACCGAAACGGGACTTCTGTCCCCCACCCCACCGGCGGCGATCTTCAGCGGATCGAGCGGTTGCAGATCCCGGCTGATTTTCAGAATCGCGTAAAGGGAATGCACTTTACATACGCCTGCGATGTAACCAATCCTTATACAGGCGAAAACGGTGCCGCTGCGGTATTCGGTCCCCAAAAAGGTGCCACTCCGGCGCAAGTACAACTGCTGAACAACGGTATGGCACACCTGGCGGCTCTGTTGCCGAATGCTGTCAGTGCTTTGCCCGGTGCCGGTGCAGCCGGCGGACTGTGCGGCGGCCTGTACGGCGTACTGGGCGGTAGCACCCAAAGCGGTTTTGATCTGCTGGCGGCGCTGGCCGATCTGGACAGCGCCATTGCCGGGGCCGACCTGGTGATTACTGGCGAGGGGCGCACGGATCGGCAAACCTTGATGGGCAAGCTGCCTTATCGGGTGGCGCAACGCGCCAAAAAGCTGGGCAAGCGCTGTGTGGTGATCAGCGGCGATGGGGACGGCACCCTGGTGGGTGACAAGGTGATTACCTTAACAGATAAGGACACCCCGCCCCGGGCTGCCATTGCCCACGCTGCCGCCCTGCTGGCAGAAAAAGCCGATCTGCTCTTGCAATAA
- a CDS encoding YaiI/YqxD family protein, translated as MKILIDADGCPVVDLTLQAAAEHGLEAILFCDTSHEFKEKNARVVTVDKGSDSADFALIRQVNPGDIVVTQDYGLAAMVLAKRGYPITQNGKRLTDANIDTLLLTRHAAKKARRGGYRLKGPSKRTAEQDKDFQGALRRLIEDAHTHCAG; from the coding sequence ATGAAGATTTTAATTGACGCTGACGGCTGCCCGGTGGTGGATCTGACTCTGCAAGCAGCAGCCGAACATGGGCTGGAAGCCATACTCTTTTGCGACACCAGCCATGAGTTTAAAGAGAAAAACGCCCGGGTAGTCACAGTGGATAAAGGCAGCGACAGCGCAGACTTTGCCCTAATCCGCCAGGTGAATCCGGGAGACATAGTGGTGACCCAAGATTACGGACTGGCAGCCATGGTGCTGGCCAAGCGGGGCTATCCCATTACCCAAAACGGCAAGCGGCTCACCGATGCCAATATTGACACGCTACTGCTCACCCGCCACGCAGCCAAGAAAGCCCGGCGAGGCGGCTACCGGCTGAAAGGGCCGTCCAAGCGCACAGCAGAACAGGATAAAGACTTTCAAGGGGCACTCAGGAGGTTGATTGAAGATGCACATACTCATTGCGCCGGATAG
- a CDS encoding histidine phosphatase family protein, with protein MRILIVRHGDPDYEKDSLTPKGFREAELLAERLCKLDVKAFYCSPLGRAQDTARPTLQRLGRSAETLDWLQEFRGKVRRGLKVEGCWDRLPSYWCREDNYYSADAWLNTRLMQSKNVEKEYRYVCRHLDTLLARHGYRHNGRVFDVVDGNHDTIVLFCHFGVEAVLLSHLLSVSPMPLWHNFVALPTSVTTVVTEEREQGIATFRVQQFGDLSHLYAAGEPPAFAARFCECFEDDTRH; from the coding sequence ATGCGAATTTTAATTGTGCGTCATGGCGATCCGGACTATGAGAAGGACTCTTTGACCCCCAAGGGGTTCCGGGAGGCAGAGCTGTTGGCGGAGCGACTGTGTAAATTAGATGTAAAGGCATTTTACTGTTCACCTTTGGGCCGAGCGCAGGACACGGCACGACCCACTTTGCAGCGGTTGGGGCGCAGCGCGGAGACTCTGGATTGGCTGCAAGAATTCCGCGGCAAGGTGCGCCGGGGGCTGAAAGTGGAGGGCTGTTGGGATCGGCTGCCTTCTTACTGGTGCAGGGAGGACAATTACTATTCGGCCGATGCGTGGTTGAACACGCGGCTGATGCAAAGCAAAAATGTGGAGAAAGAGTATCGCTATGTATGCCGCCATTTGGACACCCTGCTGGCGCGGCACGGCTATCGGCACAACGGTCGAGTGTTTGATGTGGTAGACGGCAATCATGATACCATTGTTCTGTTTTGTCACTTTGGTGTAGAGGCGGTGCTGCTCAGCCACCTGCTCTCTGTATCGCCGATGCCCCTTTGGCACAATTTTGTGGCGCTGCCCACCTCCGTTACCACAGTGGTGACCGAGGAGCGGGAGCAAGGAATTGCCACTTTCCGTGTGCAGCAGTTTGGCGATTTGTCCCACCTGTATGCGGCGGGGGAGCCGCCGGCGTTTGCTGCGCGGTTTTGCGAATGCTTTGAAGATGATACCCGCCATTAA
- a CDS encoding threonine/serine exporter family protein: MREILSGALGTFAFSVLMQVPRRLLFFTTFGGLLSGTVYRFAEENGMGAFGATLWGMLAVALYAELLARVLKTPSTVLLYPSTVPLLPGSAIYYAMQYLLWGQPNQAVAYAAQTLQIATGMGLGAVLVAVPIRLLRAHREQK, from the coding sequence GTGAGAGAGATCCTCTCCGGTGCCCTTGGCACTTTCGCTTTTTCTGTTTTAATGCAGGTGCCGCGGCGACTGCTGTTCTTTACAACTTTTGGCGGTCTGCTGTCCGGCACTGTATATCGGTTTGCCGAAGAAAATGGCATGGGGGCTTTTGGCGCCACCCTATGGGGCATGCTGGCCGTTGCCCTGTACGCAGAGCTGCTGGCGCGGGTGCTGAAAACCCCATCCACCGTACTGCTCTACCCCTCTACCGTGCCCCTGCTGCCCGGCAGCGCCATCTACTACGCCATGCAATACCTGTTGTGGGGCCAACCGAATCAAGCCGTTGCTTATGCTGCACAAACCTTACAGATCGCCACGGGTATGGGGCTTGGCGCTGTGCTGGTGGCGGTGCCTATCCGCCTATTGCGCGCACATCGAGAACAAAAATAA
- a CDS encoding threonine/serine exporter family protein, which translates to MQALRLSLEIGAAMMESGGEVRRTEDTVTRINYAAGATDAQVWAVPGILTATVILADNTTHTGTKRLGPEEIDLAELDRLNTLSRRLCRGETVDWTVTKRRIYSRRTRLLCTFLATAAFCIYFGGTWAEAVLCGGFGILVSGYRPALQSGFTAVLLDATVAGLLAFTPQALGLPLRGANILIGTIMLLVPGLTVGNALRDMIDGDLLAGLLQLAEAVLCALAIALGCAFALWLPGSVGR; encoded by the coding sequence ATGCAAGCGCTGCGTCTATCCCTGGAGATCGGTGCGGCTATGATGGAAAGCGGTGGCGAAGTGCGCCGCACAGAAGATACAGTCACCCGGATCAATTATGCCGCCGGTGCCACAGATGCCCAGGTGTGGGCTGTGCCGGGCATACTCACCGCCACGGTGATCCTGGCGGACAACACCACCCATACCGGCACCAAGCGCTTGGGACCGGAGGAAATTGACCTGGCAGAGCTGGATCGACTAAATACCCTGTCCCGCCGCCTGTGCAGGGGCGAGACGGTAGACTGGACTGTCACCAAACGCCGGATATACAGCAGGCGCACCCGACTGCTATGCACCTTTTTGGCCACTGCTGCCTTTTGCATTTACTTTGGCGGCACTTGGGCAGAAGCGGTGCTGTGCGGCGGATTTGGCATTTTAGTGTCCGGCTATCGACCGGCACTGCAATCCGGCTTTACCGCCGTGCTGCTGGACGCCACAGTAGCCGGTCTACTGGCGTTTACGCCGCAGGCACTGGGACTGCCCCTACGGGGCGCCAACATACTCATTGGCACCATTATGTTGCTGGTGCCCGGGCTGACGGTGGGCAACGCGCTGCGAGATATGATTGACGGTGATCTGCTGGCCGGACTGCTGCAACTGGCAGAGGCAGTGCTGTGTGCCCTGGCTATCGCCCTGGGCTGTGCCTTTGCCCTTTGGCTGCCGGGGAGCGTGGGGCGGTGA
- a CDS encoding TrkH family potassium uptake protein produces the protein MNRKMVFYMIGKIVQAEAAMLLLPLVVALLYKETPLPFLITIGIALVLGIALSLIFKPKDRVIYAKEGFVIVAFAWIALSLIGCIPFVLSGALPNFFDAFFETVSGFTTTGASVMADVESMPHGVLMWRSFTHWVGGMGVLVFIMAIIPSVTDRSIHILRAEMPGPIVGKLVPRAKQTARILYLIYVFLTAVEVIFLVCGKMPLFDALVHSFGTAGTGGFGIKADSIGSYSTYCQVVITIFMLLFGVNFNLYFLALLRNFRSLFKSQELWCYLGIFGVATALITANIYNLYHSLGKALQLSTFQVASILTTTGFSTADFDLWPDLSRSILFLLMFVGGCAGSTAGGLKVSRVMLLFKLIRRELRHMLHPRSVGVVKLEGKRVDNATLNGVSAYFPIYFAFIAGIFLILSLEPNFNIESNLSATVSCFNNIGPGLGLVGPVQSYTGYSNLSKFVLSMAMLLGRLEIFPLWFALSPSTWSKK, from the coding sequence ATGAACCGTAAAATGGTATTTTACATGATCGGTAAGATCGTTCAGGCGGAGGCAGCCATGCTGCTGTTGCCGCTGGTGGTGGCGCTCCTCTATAAAGAAACGCCGCTGCCCTTTCTCATCACCATCGGCATAGCCCTGGTGCTGGGTATCGCCCTGTCGCTGATCTTTAAGCCGAAAGACCGGGTGATCTACGCCAAAGAGGGCTTTGTAATCGTGGCCTTTGCCTGGATTGCCCTGTCCCTGATCGGTTGTATTCCCTTTGTGCTCAGCGGCGCGCTGCCCAACTTCTTTGACGCTTTTTTTGAGACAGTCAGCGGCTTCACCACCACCGGCGCCTCGGTAATGGCCGATGTGGAATCCATGCCCCACGGAGTGCTGATGTGGCGCAGCTTTACCCACTGGGTAGGTGGTATGGGTGTGCTGGTCTTTATTATGGCCATCATCCCCTCAGTTACGGACCGCTCCATTCACATTCTGCGAGCGGAAATGCCCGGTCCCATTGTGGGCAAGCTGGTACCCCGCGCCAAACAGACCGCGCGGATTCTCTATTTGATTTATGTTTTTCTCACCGCAGTGGAAGTCATCTTTCTGGTATGCGGCAAAATGCCCCTGTTTGACGCACTGGTGCATTCCTTTGGCACCGCAGGCACCGGCGGCTTTGGCATTAAAGCAGACAGTATCGGCAGCTACTCCACCTATTGTCAGGTGGTCATTACCATATTTATGCTGCTGTTCGGCGTCAACTTTAACCTGTATTTTCTGGCGCTGTTGCGCAACTTCCGCTCCCTATTCAAAAGTCAGGAATTGTGGTGCTACCTGGGCATCTTCGGTGTGGCAACGGCGCTGATCACCGCCAATATTTACAATCTGTACCACAGCCTGGGCAAGGCGTTGCAGCTATCCACCTTTCAAGTGGCGTCTATCCTGACCACCACCGGCTTCTCTACGGCAGACTTTGACCTGTGGCCGGATCTGTCCCGTTCCATTTTATTCCTGCTGATGTTTGTGGGCGGCTGTGCCGGTTCTACTGCCGGCGGACTGAAGGTCTCCCGCGTCATGCTGCTGTTTAAACTCATACGCCGGGAACTACGTCACATGCTGCACCCCCGCTCCGTAGGCGTGGTCAAATTAGAAGGCAAGCGGGTAGACAACGCGACCTTAAACGGCGTCAGTGCCTACTTTCCCATTTATTTTGCCTTCATCGCCGGGATCTTTCTAATCCTTTCGTTGGAGCCGAACTTTAATATAGAGAGCAACCTGTCCGCCACGGTGTCCTGCTTTAACAACATCGGTCCCGGCCTGGGGCTGGTGGGTCCGGTGCAAAGCTATACCGGATACTCGAACTTGTCCAAATTTGTCCTGTCCATGGCAATGCTGCTGGGGCGGTTGGAAATCTTCCCGCTTTGGTTTGCACTCTCCCCCTCCACCTGGTCCAAAAAATAA
- the trkA gene encoding Trk system potassium transporter TrkA, which translates to MNIIVVGCGKIGSTLVESLSAEGHDVVALEKDAHVLEQITNMYDVMGVCGNGADCETLEEAAVDKAELVVAATGSDEMNMLCCFFARKMGAKHTIARVRNPEYNDRSLGFMRQQLNLSMSINPELLTAQELFNILKVPSAVKIEYFSGRNFEMAELRLREDSILDGIRLIDLQKKYHTRVLICAVRRGEQAFIPDGNFILHGGDKISLTASPAEIQKLLKRLGVLRKQARDVMILGGSRTAFYLAKMLSNTGNNVKIIDQNRARCRNLCEALPNAVIINGDGSQQELLLEEGLRSMDAFVALTGIDEENILMSLFAASQNVPKVISKFNRNELGDMAEKLGLDCLVSPKDITSDVVVRYARALRNSQDSNMETMYKIMDGKAEALEFKVCGSSAITQTALKDLALRPNTLIAGIIRGRKTIIPTGEDKIMPGDKVVVLAANRRLHDLTDIIK; encoded by the coding sequence ATGAATATTATTGTTGTTGGCTGTGGTAAGATCGGCTCCACCCTGGTGGAGAGCCTGTCCGCCGAAGGGCACGATGTAGTGGCGCTGGAAAAGGACGCCCACGTTCTGGAACAGATCACCAATATGTATGATGTGATGGGCGTCTGCGGCAACGGCGCCGACTGTGAGACCCTGGAGGAAGCAGCGGTAGACAAGGCGGAACTGGTGGTGGCGGCCACCGGCTCGGACGAGATGAATATGCTGTGCTGCTTTTTTGCCCGCAAAATGGGCGCCAAGCACACAATTGCCAGAGTGCGTAACCCGGAGTACAACGACCGTTCCCTTGGCTTTATGCGCCAGCAGCTGAACCTTTCTATGTCCATCAACCCGGAGCTGCTTACTGCACAGGAGCTGTTTAATATTCTCAAAGTGCCCTCTGCGGTGAAGATTGAATACTTCTCCGGGCGAAATTTTGAAATGGCAGAGTTGCGCCTGCGAGAGGACTCTATACTGGACGGCATTCGCCTGATCGACCTGCAAAAGAAGTACCATACCCGGGTGCTGATCTGTGCCGTGCGCCGGGGAGAACAGGCGTTTATCCCTGACGGCAACTTTATTCTCCATGGGGGCGACAAAATCAGCTTGACCGCCTCTCCGGCTGAAATTCAAAAGCTGCTCAAACGCCTGGGCGTGCTGCGCAAGCAGGCCAGAGATGTAATGATCCTGGGTGGCAGCCGCACTGCCTTTTACTTGGCCAAAATGCTTTCCAACACCGGCAACAATGTTAAGATCATCGACCAAAATCGGGCACGCTGCCGGAATCTGTGTGAGGCCCTGCCAAACGCTGTGATCATTAACGGCGATGGCTCCCAGCAGGAGCTGCTGTTGGAGGAGGGGCTGCGTTCTATGGACGCCTTTGTAGCACTCACCGGCATTGATGAGGAAAACATTTTAATGTCTTTGTTTGCTGCGTCCCAGAATGTACCCAAGGTGATCTCCAAGTTCAACCGCAACGAACTGGGCGATATGGCGGAAAAGCTGGGGCTGGACTGCCTGGTGTCGCCGAAAGACATCACCTCCGATGTGGTGGTTCGCTATGCCCGTGCCCTGCGCAATTCCCAGGACAGTAATATGGAAACGATGTATAAAATTATGGACGGCAAGGCGGAGGCGCTGGAGTTCAAAGTCTGCGGCAGCTCTGCCATAACCCAAACGGCGCTGAAAGACCTGGCATTAAGGCCAAACACCCTGATCGCCGGGATCATTCGAGGCAGAAAAACCATTATTCCCACCGGCGAGGACAAGATTATGCCCGGAGACAAAGTCGTGGTGCTGGCTGCCAATCGCCGCTTGCACGACCTGACGGATATTATTAAATAA